GTCGCGATCGATCCGGCTTGCGGCCTGCGCATTGACCTTGAAGCCGTGGGCGGCCGCCGCCTTGTCGTAGCTGTGGGTGATCGAGGTGAGGTCGCGATAGCCGCCGAGAAATAGGTTGGAGTGGAAACAGGTGACGAACTGACGCTGCGGCTCGACCAGCACGACCTCGATGGCGCCCTGACTGTCCTTGGCGATGTATTTCGCCGCCGTGACGCCGCCCGGGCCGCCGCCGACCACGATGGCGCGCGGCTTGGCCTGGCCGAGTACGGCCGGCGCAGCCAGCGCCGCCAGGCCATAGGCGCCGGCGGAGGCGAGGAAGGCTCTGCGATCGATCGTCATGCTGTTTCCCCCCGTTTGGTCCTGCACATGCCGGTTGACCCGGTATCCCGTGCGGCCTCATCCCACTTTCAGATAGGCGAAACCCTTGGCCTGCAAGGCCCCGACGGCGGCAACGCCCGAGGGCACGAAGGCCATGAAATCGGCTTGGCGCACCTTGGCGCGGTCGAGGTTCAGCCGCTGGAAGGTGATGTCACAGAGGAACACCTTCAGCCCGTTCTTCGCCTGGGCGACAACCCGTTCGAAGGCCGGCAGCACGGCCGTCTCCTCGCGCCAGGGCGTACCCTCGAGCGTCTCCAGGAAAAACTTCACGCCTGCGCCATGCGCCACCACCGCCAGCTGGATGTCGAAAGGGTTGGCGCCATAGGCGGAGAAATGATTGCCGATATTGGTGATCATCTGGACGAACCGCGGCGGCTCGCCGAAGTCGCAATGATAGAGGCAGGCGACGTCGGCCTCCTTCTTCAGGTCCGCGAGCTGCAGCATGGGGGTCGCCGCGCCCGCCGGTCGCGCCGTGGCCAGAACCCCGGCCACCGCGGCCCCGCCCAGCAGCATGCGCCGATCGACATCCGACATGACCGTCTCCTCCCTGCTGGCGCTCAGCGCGCCGCCTCAGCCGCGATGCTGCCAAAATAGGCGGCGAGCGCTTCCATCTCGTCGTCCGAGAGCCGGGCCGCCACCGTCTGCATGATCGGATTGTCGCGTTCCTTCAGCCGATAGGACTTCAGCACGGCGACGAATTGGGCATCGGGCCAGCCGGCGATCGCCGGAATGCCGTCCTGCGCGGGCGCCGAAAGCCGATGGCAGGTGACGCATTCCCCCGCGAGATATTCGCCGAGCGCCCGGTCGCCGGCCCGCGCCATCCCGCTCGGACCCACCGTGCAGGCCGCCATCAGCCCGGCGAAGGCGGCGCGCGCGATCATTCCACCCTCGGACCCGAACGGCTGTCGGGCGTGACGTCGATGACGCGCGCGCGCGCCGTCACGCGCGGCTCGGGCCGGCAGTTGTTCATGCACGGATCTGCCTGCCAGAACGCGCGTTCGGTCGTCTCGCGGTCGTCGTCGTAGAAACCGTCGGCATTGGGCAGCCGGACGCCAGCGAAATTCTCGCGGCTCAGCTCGAAATCCTCCTTCACCACATCGTTGAGAAACAGCAGATAGGCGGTGAGGGCGTAGGTCTCGTCGTCGCTGAGCGAGCGGGCATTGCCGTAAGGCATCGCGCGGCGGACATAGTCGAAGGTGGTGGAGAGGTAGGGCCAGAACGAGCCGATCGTCTTTTCCGGATTGTCGGCGGCGAGCGAGCCGCGCCCGCCGGCCAGCACGGGCCAGCGCCCCGCGCCCTCGCCGAACTCGCCATGGCAGGCGGCGCATTGCGCCTGGTAGATCTCCTCGCCCTGCTTCACGGTGCCGCGGCCGGCCGGCAGGCCCTGGCCATCGGGACGGATGTCGGTATCCCATGCCGCGACCTCGGCGGGCAGCGCCGCGCGGCCGAGCCCGAGCTTGGCCGGGGCGGGGGCTGCGGCCGGACGGGCGGCGGGAGCCGGCGAGGCGGTCGGCGAGCGCTGCTGGGCATAAACGACCCCGGCAAGGCCGACCGCGATGAGCGCACCGAGCGCGGCCTTAACCGATCTCGACATTTTCGGTCTCCCCGTTGGCGCGCACCAGCCAGGTCTGGATGCCGTTGTTGTGGTAGATGGAGTTCAGCCCGCGCACCTTGCGCAGTTCGTCCTTCGTGGGCTGGACGTAGCCGGTCTCGTCGATGGCCCGCGACTGGATCATCATTTCCCGGCCGTCCCAGTCGAAATCGACGTAGAAGCGGGTCAGCGACATCGGCAGGACCGGCCCGTCGATGCGGGCGGTCCGCCAGTTGCGACCGCCGTCGATGCTGACATCGACCCGCTTGATGGTGCCGCGCCCGGACCAGGCAAGTCCGCTCAACACGTTCGGCCCCTTGTGTTTCAAGGGCGCCTGGGGCGAGGGATTGGTCACCACGGATTTGGCGTCCATGATGAAGGTGAAGCGCCGCGACCGGCCGTCGGCCAGGAGGTCGGTATATTTCGAGGTCTCCTCGCGGTGGTGCCAGGGCTGGTCGCCGACCTCGATCCGGCGCAGCCACTTGATCCACATATTGCCTTCCCAGCCGGGCACGACCAGACGCAGGGGGTAGCCCTGCTCCGGTCTCAGCATCTCGCCGTTCATGCCCCAGACGACCAGGCAGTCCTTCAGGCCCTTGTCGAGCGGGATCGAGCGGGTCATGCCTGCGGAATCGGCACCTTCGCCGAGCAGCCAGCGGGCATTGGGCTTGAGACCGGCTTCGTCGAGCAGGGTCTTCAGGGGGATGCCCGAATACCAGACATTGTGGACCATGCCGTGGGTGAACTGGCAGCCATTGAGCTGGGCGCCGCGCCATTCCATGCCGGAATTGGCAGCGCATTCCAGGAAATAGGCCCGGGTGACCCGGCCTGGGAAACGCTTGAGGTCCTCGAGCGTGAACACCATGGGCTTGTCGACAAGGCCGTTGATCATCAGCCGATGCTTCGCCGGATCGATTTCGGCGACGCCGCCGTGATGGCGCTCGAAACAGAGCCCGGACGGTGTGATGATGCCGTCGAGGGCGTGAAGCGGCGTGAAATTGACCGAGGATTCCCGGCTGGCGGTCAGCCATTCAACGTCGCGGCGGATGACGTCCCTCTCGAAGCTCGACGGCTTGCCGTAGGGCCTGGCCTGGACGCCATCGCCGAGCATCCGGTTCCAGTCCTGCACCTCGGTGATGGCGGGATCCGGTGCGGGCGCGGGGGCAGAGGCGGGGGCCTGGGCGCGGGCCGCGGCGCCGGCGGCAAGGCCTTCCGGGCGCCGGCGGCGGCGGTCAGGAAGCCGCGGCGGTCCATGCGGGAAACGGTCGGCGCTCGGTTCATGCCTGATCTCCTGAAAGTCCGGCCGGCCACCTCAGGCGCCGGTCACCTTGACGGCGCTGTTGGGTTCGAGCCGAACGTTGCGCACGCGCGCGACATATTTTTCGACGAGCTCCCAGACCGGCGGACCTTCGGTGCCCTGGTTGACGCTGGCCCAGCCGGCGACAGTGTAGCGGCGCGCCGGATCGAGCGGCTGGCCGGTCTTCAGGAGGGTGAGGTCGGATATGCGCTGGCCGGCCGGCTTGCCGATATCGATGGCATAGCCCGCGCCGCCGACCCGCACCATGTCGCCGCCGCCCTGAAAATAGGGATCGGGATGGAAGATGTTGTCGGCGACATCCTCCAGGATCTCCTTGATCTGGCGGCCGGTCATCTCGGTCCGGTAGCAGGCCGGATAGGTCATTGCCGTGGCATTGGTGATCGCCTCGAAGGTGATCGGATCGCCCGGTAGCAGCGTGCCGCCCCACCGGAAGCCCGGCGAGAGGGCGATCTCCGCGTCGCGCTCGGTGAGGATCGCCTGCGCGATCAGGTCGTCGAACGTGCCGTTGAAATTGCCGCGCCGGAACAGGAGGCTGTCGGCGCGGCCGATCTCGCGCGCCAGTTCCGCGGCATAGGGCTTGCGGATCGCCTCGATCATCGCCGCCGTCTCGGCATCGGGCGTGATTGCGTCGGCGAAGACCGGCATCAGCTTGTAGCGCAGCCCGGCCATCCGGCGGTCCTTGACCTCGATGTCGAGACGCGAGACGAACTTGCCGTGCGAGCCGGTCGCGACCAGCGCGGTATCGCCGACCTTGACGATGCCGGGCATGGCATCGTGGGTGTGGGCGGTCAGCACCACATCGAGGCCCTTGACGCGCGCGGCGAGCTTGGCATCGACGTCGAAGCCGTTGTGGGACAGCAGCACCACGATGTCGGCGCCCTCGGCGCGGGCCTCGTCGACCTGCCTGGCGAGGTCGTCCTCGCGCAGGCCGAACTCCCATTTCGGGATCATCCAGCGCGGATTGGCGATCGGCGTGCGCGGGAAGGCCTGGCCGATGACCGCAATCTTGGCGCCGCCCTTTTCGAACATGCGGCGCGGCTCGAACACGGGTTCCTGCCATTCGGCGTCGCGGATGTTCTGGGCGAGAAAGGCGATCTTCGAACTCTCGACGATCGCCTTGACCCGGTCCTCGCCATAGGTGAACTCCCAATGGGAGGTCATGGCCTCGACGCCGAGCGCCTCCATGAGCCCGACCATGTCCTGGCCTTGGGTCTTCAGCGAGGTCCACGATCCCTGCCAGGTATCGCCGCCGTCGAGCAGCAGCACCTTGTCGGCGCCGCGCTCCGCCCTGACCGCCTTGATCAGCCGCGCGACGCGGTCCATGCCGCCCATCCGGCCATAGTTGCGGGCAAGCGCGGTGAAGTCCTCGCTGGTCAGCGCATACGCATCGGCCGAGCCGGCTGCGATCTTGAAATGGGCGCGGAAAGCGGCATCGGTCAGGTGCGGCGGCACGCCCTTGGCTTCGCCGACGCCGAGATTGACCGAGGGCTCGCGGAAATAGAGCGGCACGAGCTGGGCATGGATGTCGGTAACATGCAGGATGGTCACCGTGCCGAGCGGATCGAAGCGGAGAATGTCGGCCTCGGCCAGCCTCTGCTGGGCCGCGACCTTGCCGAGCGGCCCGAGCCCCGAGCCGATGGCGAGCGCCTGCGCAGCCGCCGTCGCCTGCAGGAATTGCCTGCGCGAAATCATCTGTACGGTCCTCTCGGGGCGCGCCGCCGAAGGCTGCCCGCTGTCGCTTCACCCGGCCCCTGCACCGGCTCCGGCCGGGTTGCCAGAGGCGATAGTTAGGCAATGTCGGGATTTACGAGGGGCTTCTCACCTCGAATCGCCGCTCAGGAAACGGCGATCTTGTTGGTCGACGAATATTCCGAGCCGTCGTCGTCCTTCCAGACGAACTTGAACTCGCCGCTCTCCTTCACCTTGTAGAAGAACGACTGGTAGGGATTGGCCGAGATCGCCGGGTGCCAGTCGGCCTGGAACACGGTCTTGCCGTTGAAGGTCGCCGTGAAGCTGTTGATGATCTTGCGCGGGATCGGCTTGCCGGCGCCGTCGCGGCGCTGGCCGCTTTCCATCTCGTGCGAGATCAGCGTCTTGATCTCGATCATGTCGCCGGCCTTGGCCTGGGCGGGAACGCGGACGCGCGGGGTGGGTCTCGTGGACATGGCGTTTCCTCGACTTTTCCAGATTGCTCAGCCGCCGCAGCCGCCGATGGTGACCTTCACCTCGGCCTTGGTGGTGAACAGCGAGCCGTCGGACATCTCGGCGACGCAGACGATGTTCTGGGTCTGGGCGAGCCGCATGCGGGTCGAAGCCGCCGCCCGGCCGCATTCCGGCGAGAAGCGGAAGGTGAAGACACCGGGCTGCGGATTGCCGTCGGCGAAGACGTGCACCGCCTTGACGTAGTCGGCTTCCGTCATCGGGCTCTCGACCTCGACGGTGACCGGCACGACGAGCCCGTTCTCGGCGATCTGCGGTACGTCCAGCTTGACCCGGCCCTCGGCCATGGTCTTGCCGCCATAGAGCTTCTTCAGCTCGTCCTCGACCGCCTTGGCATCGGCGGCGGCAAGCTTCGGCGCCAGCGCCGCCGCGACGAAGGCCAGGGCCGCGCCGCGCAGGGCGGCGCGCCGGGTCGGGGAGGCGAAGGATCCCGCCGATGATCTCGCCAATCGTCGTGCCATCCCTTGCTCCTCAACGTTCCTCGATGGCCCGGTTGATCGGGCTTGACGGCGCAGCTTTCGAGCCGCACGCTTAAACATATCGTGATATTGTTTTTTTTGAATGTAAAGACCATTCTAGCTTGCCGATCACGAAGCGGACCGCCCCGGACAAGAGGGCGCCCAAGAGGTCCGCGGCAGGGGAAGGAACGAAGGAGGAGGGAACATGACCCGGAGCGGGTGGATGCTGGCCGGCCTCGCGTCGGCCGCGCTCGGCGTGCTGTCGACGCTGGGCCTGGCGACGCTGGGCTTTGCGCAGGCGCCGCAGGACGACAGCGAACGCGAAATCGAGCGCTATCGCGCGATGATCAACGATCCCATGGCCAATCCCGGTTATCTCGCGGTCGATCGCGGCGAGGCGCTCTGGGCCGAGCGGCGCGGCAGCCGCAACGTCTCGCTGGAGACCTGCGATCTCGGCGAAGGCCCGGGCAAGCTCGAAGGCGCCTATGCCCGCCTGCCGCGCTATTTCGCCGATTCGGACAGGGTCATGGATCTCGAGCAGCGCCTGCTCTGGTGCATGGAGAAGATCCAGGGCCTCGACACCGCCGACGTCGTGCGGCGGCGCTTTTCCGGGCCTGGCAGGGGCTCCGACATGGAGGACCTCGTCGCCTTCATCGCCAACAAGTCGAACGGCATGACGATCCAGCCGCAGCTTGCCCATCCGCGCGAGCGCGAAATGGCGGCGATCGGCGAGGCCATGTTCTACCGCCGCGCCGGCGTCATGGACTTCTCCTGCGCGACCTGCCATGGCGAGCCCGGCAAGCGCATCCGCCTGCAGGGGCTGCCCGACTTTTCCCGTCCGGGAGCCGCGCCGCGCGAGGCCATCGGGTCGTGGCCGACCTACCGCGTGTCGCAAAGCGCACTGCGCACCATGCAGCACCGGATGTGGGACTGCCTGCGCCAGCAGCGCTGGCCGGAACCCGACTACGCCTCCGACGGCATCACTGCGCTGCTCGTCTATCTCAACATCCAGGCGGCGGGGGGCGAGATCAACGTTCCCTCCATCAAGCGCTGAGCGAGGCTGCCATGACCAGATCATCCAAGGGAATGCTCCCGGCCCGGTCGCTCGCATCGGCCTTCGCACTGACGCTCGCCCTGGCCCCACCGGCTCTGGCGCAGGGCCAGCCGGCGGCACCGGCCGCGGCCCAGCCTCTGCCACAGGTCAATGCCCAGCGGGTCGAGGAGGTGATCCGCAGCACCTTCACCCGCGCTCCGGCCGAATGGCGTGCGCGCGTCGAACTCGACGAGACGCAGCGCATGTGCACGGAGCGGCGCAACCAGGTGTCGGGCGCCGAAGCCGACGCGATCCAGGCGCGCGAGCGGGCACGGGTCGTGCTGCCGCCGGACGGCCGTTTCCTCGGCGATTGGCGGCGCGGCTTCGCGGTCGCCAATAGCGGCCGCGGCGGACAGTTCTCCGACGCCGCCAATACGGTAAGTGGCGGCAATTGTTATGCCTGCCACCAGATGGACCCGAAGGAGCTGAGCTTCGGCACGCTCGGCCCGAGCCTTGCGGGTTATGGCCGCGACCGCAACTACGATCCGGAACTGATCCGCGAGGCCTATATCAAGATCTACAATTCCCAGGCGGTCGTCGCCTGCTCGAACATGCCGCGCTTCGGCACGACCCATTTCCTCAGCATGGACCAGATCCGCGACGTCCTGGCCTATCTCTTCGACAAGGATTCGCCGGTCAACAAATAGCCGCGGCGGCCCGCGGCCGGATCAGCCGATCCGGCCGAAGACCGGCACCATCTCCAGCATGAAGCCGCCGATCCGCGCCATCTGGCCGGAAGCGATCAGCAGACCGGTCGCGACCAGGACGAGGCCGGCGGCCATCTGAAGCCGACCGAGATGGCGCCGGAAGCGGGCCATCCAGCGCAGGAACGGGCCGGCAAAGGCCGCGGCGGCGATGAAGGGCAAGCCCATGCCGGCGGCATAGGCGCCGAGCAGCAGCATGCCGCGCGCGATCGTCTCCGACGTCGCCGAGACCATCAGGATGGCCGCGAGCACCGGACCGACGCAGGGCGTCCAGCCGAAACCGAAGGCAAGTCCGGTCCCATAGGCTCCGGCAAGCCCGGCCGGGCGGCGGCTCACCTCATGGCGCATTTCGCTCATCAGGAAGCCGAGCCTGAGGATGCCCGCCATGGCGAGGCCCATGACGACCAGGGCAAGCCCGGCAACGACCGCGAGGACGTCGAACCAGCGGCTCAGCGCCTGGCCGAGCGCCGAGGCGGTCGCGCCGAGCAGGACGAAGATGGTGGCGAAGCCGAGGACGAAGGCGAGAGCCCGGCCGACGAGCCGGCCGCGCGCGGTGGCGCCGGCGGCCGCGCTCTCTTCGAGTTCGCTGAACGACAGGCCGGCGAGAAAACAGAGATAGGCCGGCACCAGCGGCAGCACGCAGGGCGAGGCAAAGGACAGAAGGCCGCCGAGGAAAGCGCCGGCGAACGAGACATCGAGCGCCACCCGCGCCTCCATTGGCAAATATATTCGAATGCGTCTATATTTTAGGAATGAAGCGCGGCTGGCGGCAATTCCTTCTCGGGTCCTTCCTCGGTCTTTTTGCCGTGCTGGGCGCGCATGGCTCGGGGGCGACGGCCGAACTCGTCATGTTCGAGCGCTCGGGCTGTGCCTGGTGCATGCGCTGGGATCTCGAGGTGGCGCCGGGCTACGAGCGCTCGGACGAGGGGCGCATTGCGCCGCTGCGCCGGGTCAGCCTGGACAATGGCCAGCCGCGCGACCTGCCGCTCGCCGCTCCCGTGCGCTTCACGCCGACCTTCGTCCTGATCGATCGCGGCCGTGAAGTCGGCCGCATCACCGGCTATATGGACGAGGCGACCTTCTGGGGCCTGCTCGGCAAGATGATCGAGCGCCTCGGCAACAATCCTGGACGCGCGACGGCCGGCGCGGCCGCGCCTGGAAGGCCTTGAGAATGACGGCAATCGTATCGAAAGAGATCGAGGACGAACTGCGCTCCGGCGCGGAATATTCGGCCGAGCTCGAACAGCTCATGCGCAATGCGCGCGAGGCCAGCGACTTCCTCAAGGCGCTGTCGCATGAGAGCCGGCTGCTGCTGCTCTGCCTGCTGGCGGAGAAGGAGCGCTCGGTCGGCGAATTGGAGAACATCCTGTCGCTGCGCCAGCCGACCGTCTCCCAGCAGCTCGCCCGGCTAAGGTTCGACGACATGGTCACCACCCGCCGCGACGGCAAGACGGTCTATTACAGCATCGCCAACGAAAATGTCCGTCGTGTCATCAGCGTGATCTACGATATCTTCTGCGAACGCGGCGGCAAGACCACAAAGTGAAGAAGACCGCGAGGTGAAGAGGCTGGCCCGCACGGGCCCGCACAGGGGCGGACGGCTCTTCGGGGAGGACGCATGACCGGGCTGCCGGCCACTGCCGTCGGCGCAATGGGGTTCCTGGTCGGCATGGCCGCTGGCGCCGCCGTGCAGCGGGCGCGGCTGTGCTCGTTCGGCGCGGTGGAGGACGCCCTGGTCGGCCATGACTGGCGGCGCATGAAGGTGTTCGGCCTGGCGCTTGCCGTCGCGCTCGCCGGCACCCAGCTTCTGGTGATCGCCGGCCTGTTCGAGCCGACCGAGACGACCTATGTGCCGACCCAGGTCGCTTTTGCCGGCGCCTTCGCCGGCGCGCTAATCTTCGGCATCGGCATGGCGCTGGTCGGCACCTGCGCCTTCGGGTCGCTGGTGCGGCTCGGCAGCGGCGACCTGCGCAGCCTGTTCGCGCTGATGATCTTCGGCGCGGTGGCCTATGCGACGCTGCGCGGCGTGCTGGCGCGGCCGCGCATCGATTGGGTCGAGCAGGTGGCGGTGCCGATGCCGGGCGGCAGTCCCAGCGCTCTGCCCGACATTCTCGGTGGCTTTGCCGGGCTCGACCTGCGCCTCGTCCTGACCCTGCTCGTCGCGGCCGTCCTGATCGGCATTGCGGCGCGTGACCGCCGCCTGTGGCGCGCGCCGCGCCTCGTCACCGCGGGCCTCGTGCTCGGGCTCGGCGTCATTGCCGGCTGGGTGGCGACCGGCATCGCCGTCGACCTGTTCGACCGGGTCGTGCGGATCCAGAGCCTCACCTTCGTCTCGCCCGTGGCGCGCGGCTTCTATGCGCTGATGACCGGCGAAGGCACGCTGGCCGATTTCGGCGTGATGAGCGTGCCCGGCGTCGTGGTCGGAGCGACCCTGGCGGCGCTCATGGGCCGCGAATTCCGCTGGGAAGCCTTCGATGACCAGCGCGAGATGCGCCGCCACCTGGCCGGCGCCGCGCTGATGGGTTTCGGCGGCGTATTGGCCGGCGGCTGCACGATTGGGCAGGGGCTGACCGCCGGCTCCCTGATGGCGCTGACCTGGCCGCTGACTGTCGGCGGCATGATCGTCGGCGCCCGCCTCGGTATCGCCATCCTCGTCGAGGGCTCGGCCATCGACTGGGCGCGCGCCAGCCTCGGCGGCTTTTTCGCCGAGCGCCACGGGCGCAGGCCGCCGGCCGAATAGGCCGGCCGGCGCTATTGCCGAGGCCGCGATCCAGCGTCAAAATCATGTAAAATTGAACTTCCGAGACCGAGGGCGTGATGGACGCGTTCTTCAGCACCCGCGACACGCCCGCGCCGGAGCGCAGCCGGCGCTGGCAGGACATGGTGTCGGCGACCTATTTCCCGCTCGACCTGCGCTTTCGCCGGCCCGACACCTTCAGTGGCCAGCTGGTGCGCTGGAAGCTCGGCCAGGTCTCGCTGTCGCGCCTGACCGCCGATGCGCTGCTCTACCGCCGCACGGCGCAGCATCTGGCCTGCGAGCGGGAGGAGCAATATCTCGTCACCGTGCCAGGTCTCTCCGATGTCGGCTTCCTGCAGGGCGGTCGCGACATCCGCTGCCCGCCGGGCGGGTTCCTGATCGAGCGTGGCCACGAGCCCTATGAATTCAGCCATGGCGAAGCCAATGACCTCTGGGTGCTGAAGGTGCCCGGCGACGCGCTGCTCGGCCGGCTGCGCATGCCCGAACGCTATTGCAGCCTGACCTTCGGCGCCGACAGCGGCGCCGGCGGCCTGTTCGCCGATCTCCTGCGTCTCCTTCCGGGCCGCCTGCCGTCCATGACGGCGGACGAACGCAGCCAGGTCGGCCGCCACCTCGTCGACCTCCTGATCATGGCGGTGGCCGGTGACGAGCGCGCGCTGACGAGCGGCGGCACCACGGTGCGCGCCGCCCATCTCGCCCGCGTCGAGGCCTATATCCGCGCACATCTCGGCACGCGCGACCTGAGGCCCGACGACATCGCGGCCGCCTGCGGCATCTCGCTGCGCTATCTGCACGACCTGTTCCGCGGCACGGGCGAGACCTTGAGCGAGTGGATCCGCAGCCAGCGGCTCTTCGCCTGCCGCGACGCACTCGGCAACCCGGCCGACCGGCGCAGCATCGCCGAAATCGCCTATGACTGGGGTTTCGGCGACCAGGCCCAGCTGTCGCGGCATTTCCGCGCCCGGTTCGGCGAGACGCCGAGCGATTATCGCAGCCGCCGGTCGATGGCCGCGCGCTGAAGCGGCACTGCACGGATCGCCAAGGGATCGTTCCCGGGCAGACAAGACCGCGTCCCGCACAGCCTTAAGCTCGGGTCTCAAGCATCCTCAACAGATGCGACGGCGGAACCCATCCGCCGGGAGACAA
This portion of the bacterium YEK0313 genome encodes:
- the bigR_2 gene encoding Biofilm growth-associated repressor, which gives rise to MTAIVSKEIEDELRSGAEYSAELEQLMRNAREASDFLKALSHESRLLLLCLLAEKERSVGELENILSLRQPTVSQQLARLRFDDMVTTRRDGKTVYYSIANENVRRVISVIYDIFCERGGKTTK
- the cpdB gene encoding 2',3'-cyclic-nucleotide 2'-phosphodiesterase/3'-nucleotidase precursor, whose translation is MISRRQFLQATAAAQALAIGSGLGPLGKVAAQQRLAEADILRFDPLGTVTILHVTDIHAQLVPLYFREPSVNLGVGEAKGVPPHLTDAAFRAHFKIAAGSADAYALTSEDFTALARNYGRMGGMDRVARLIKAVRAERGADKVLLLDGGDTWQGSWTSLKTQGQDMVGLMEALGVEAMTSHWEFTYGEDRVKAIVESSKIAFLAQNIRDAEWQEPVFEPRRMFEKGGAKIAVIGQAFPRTPIANPRWMIPKWEFGLREDDLARQVDEARAEGADIVVLLSHNGFDVDAKLAARVKGLDVVLTAHTHDAMPGIVKVGDTALVATGSHGKFVSRLDIEVKDRRMAGLRYKLMPVFADAITPDAETAAMIEAIRKPYAAELAREIGRADSLLFRRGNFNGTFDDLIAQAILTERDAEIALSPGFRWGGTLLPGDPITFEAITNATAMTYPACYRTEMTGRQIKEILEDVADNIFHPDPYFQGGGDMVRVGGAGYAIDIGKPAGQRISDLTLLKTGQPLDPARRYTVAGWASVNQGTEGPPVWELVEKYVARVRNVRLEPNSAVKVTGA
- a CDS encoding Cytochrome c produces the protein MSRSVKAALGALIAVGLAGVVYAQQRSPTASPAPAARPAAAPAPAKLGLGRAALPAEVAAWDTDIRPDGQGLPAGRGTVKQGEEIYQAQCAACHGEFGEGAGRWPVLAGGRGSLAADNPEKTIGSFWPYLSTTFDYVRRAMPYGNARSLSDDETYALTAYLLFLNDVVKEDFELSRENFAGVRLPNADGFYDDDRETTERAFWQADPCMNNCRPEPRVTARARVIDVTPDSRSGPRVE
- a CDS encoding putative inner membrane protein, coding for MTGLPATAVGAMGFLVGMAAGAAVQRARLCSFGAVEDALVGHDWRRMKVFGLALAVALAGTQLLVIAGLFEPTETTYVPTQVAFAGAFAGALIFGIGMALVGTCAFGSLVRLGSGDLRSLFALMIFGAVAYATLRGVLARPRIDWVEQVAVPMPGGSPSALPDILGGFAGLDLRLVLTLLVAAVLIGIAARDRRLWRAPRLVTAGLVLGLGVIAGWVATGIAVDLFDRVVRIQSLTFVSPVARGFYALMTGEGTLADFGVMSVPGVVVGATLAALMGREFRWEAFDDQREMRRHLAGAALMGFGGVLAGGCTIGQGLTAGSLMALTWPLTVGGMIVGARLGIAILVEGSAIDWARASLGGFFAERHGRRPPAE
- the soxA_2 gene encoding SoxAX cytochrome complex subunit A precursor, whose translation is MTRSGWMLAGLASAALGVLSTLGLATLGFAQAPQDDSEREIERYRAMINDPMANPGYLAVDRGEALWAERRGSRNVSLETCDLGEGPGKLEGAYARLPRYFADSDRVMDLEQRLLWCMEKIQGLDTADVVRRRFSGPGRGSDMEDLVAFIANKSNGMTIQPQLAHPREREMAAIGEAMFYRRAGVMDFSCATCHGEPGKRIRLQGLPDFSRPGAAPREAIGSWPTYRVSQSALRTMQHRMWDCLRQQRWPEPDYASDGITALLVYLNIQAAGGEINVPSIKR
- the yedY_2 gene encoding Sulfoxide reductase catalytic subunit YedY; protein product: MLGDGVQARPYGKPSSFERDVIRRDVEWLTASRESSVNFTPLHALDGIITPSGLCFERHHGGVAEIDPAKHRLMINGLVDKPMVFTLEDLKRFPGRVTRAYFLECAANSGMEWRGAQLNGCQFTHGMVHNVWYSGIPLKTLLDEAGLKPNARWLLGEGADSAGMTRSIPLDKGLKDCLVVWGMNGEMLRPEQGYPLRLVVPGWEGNMWIKWLRRIEVGDQPWHHREETSKYTDLLADGRSRRFTFIMDAKSVVTNPSPQAPLKHKGPNVLSGLAWSGRGTIKRVDVSIDGGRNWRTARIDGPVLPMSLTRFYVDFDWDGREMMIQSRAIDETGYVQPTKDELRKVRGLNSIYHNNGIQTWLVRANGETENVEIG
- the dsbD_1 gene encoding Thiol:disulfide interchange protein DsbD translates to MALDVSFAGAFLGGLLSFASPCVLPLVPAYLCFLAGLSFSELEESAAAGATARGRLVGRALAFVLGFATIFVLLGATASALGQALSRWFDVLAVVAGLALVVMGLAMAGILRLGFLMSEMRHEVSRRPAGLAGAYGTGLAFGFGWTPCVGPVLAAILMVSATSETIARGMLLLGAYAAGMGLPFIAAAAFAGPFLRWMARFRRHLGRLQMAAGLVLVATGLLIASGQMARIGGFMLEMVPVFGRIG
- a CDS encoding sulfur oxidation protein SoxZ, which translates into the protein MSTRPTPRVRVPAQAKAGDMIEIKTLISHEMESGQRRDGAGKPIPRKIINSFTATFNGKTVFQADWHPAISANPYQSFFYKVKESGEFKFVWKDDDGSEYSSTNKIAVS
- the nphR_3 gene encoding Transcriptional activator NphR, with the translated sequence MDAFFSTRDTPAPERSRRWQDMVSATYFPLDLRFRRPDTFSGQLVRWKLGQVSLSRLTADALLYRRTAQHLACEREEQYLVTVPGLSDVGFLQGGRDIRCPPGGFLIERGHEPYEFSHGEANDLWVLKVPGDALLGRLRMPERYCSLTFGADSGAGGLFADLLRLLPGRLPSMTADERSQVGRHLVDLLIMAVAGDERALTSGGTTVRAAHLARVEAYIRAHLGTRDLRPDDIAAACGISLRYLHDLFRGTGETLSEWIRSQRLFACRDALGNPADRRSIAEIAYDWGFGDQAQLSRHFRARFGETPSDYRSRRSMAAR
- a CDS encoding Cytochrome c, which translates into the protein MTRSSKGMLPARSLASAFALTLALAPPALAQGQPAAPAAAQPLPQVNAQRVEEVIRSTFTRAPAEWRARVELDETQRMCTERRNQVSGAEADAIQARERARVVLPPDGRFLGDWRRGFAVANSGRGGQFSDAANTVSGGNCYACHQMDPKELSFGTLGPSLAGYGRDRNYDPELIREAYIKIYNSQAVVACSNMPRFGTTHFLSMDQIRDVLAYLFDKDSPVNK
- a CDS encoding DsrE/DsrF-like family protein, with the protein product MSDVDRRMLLGGAAVAGVLATARPAGAATPMLQLADLKKEADVACLYHCDFGEPPRFVQMITNIGNHFSAYGANPFDIQLAVVAHGAGVKFFLETLEGTPWREETAVLPAFERVVAQAKNGLKVFLCDITFQRLNLDRAKVRQADFMAFVPSGVAAVGALQAKGFAYLKVG
- a CDS encoding sulfur oxidation protein SoxY, translated to MARRLARSSAGSFASPTRRAALRGAALAFVAAALAPKLAAADAKAVEDELKKLYGGKTMAEGRVKLDVPQIAENGLVVPVTVEVESPMTEADYVKAVHVFADGNPQPGVFTFRFSPECGRAAASTRMRLAQTQNIVCVAEMSDGSLFTTKAEVKVTIGGCGG